The Tepidibacter aestuarii genome contains a region encoding:
- a CDS encoding aspartate-semialdehyde dehydrogenase, translated as MKKVNVAVVGATGMVGRTFLKVLEERDFPIENLYLMASKRSAGNTVNFKGKDYIIEELSESSFDKDIDIALFSAGGELSKKYAPIAKEKGVVVVDNSSAWRMDKDIPLVVPEVNPEDVKKHNGIIANPNCSTIQAVVPLKALHDKFKIKRIVYSTYQAVSGSGVRGIMDLEEGLKGNENKLYPHPIAYNALPHIDVFMDNGYTKEEMKMIDETKKILNDYDLKITATTVRVPVLYSHSESVNVEFEKEFEVEEVFNTLKNTEGVVVVDNLKENKYPLATDVEGKDEVYVGRIRRDFSVNNGINMWVVADNIRKGAATNTVQIAELLVKYNLV; from the coding sequence ATGAAAAAAGTAAATGTTGCTGTAGTTGGAGCTACTGGAATGGTAGGAAGAACATTTTTGAAAGTTTTAGAAGAAAGAGATTTTCCTATAGAAAATCTATATTTAATGGCATCAAAAAGATCAGCTGGCAATACTGTTAATTTTAAAGGAAAAGATTACATAATTGAAGAATTAAGTGAGAGTTCTTTTGATAAAGATATAGATATTGCTTTATTTTCTGCTGGAGGAGAACTTAGTAAAAAATATGCTCCAATAGCTAAAGAAAAAGGAGTGGTTGTAGTAGATAATAGTAGTGCTTGGAGAATGGATAAAGATATTCCACTAGTGGTTCCTGAAGTTAATCCGGAAGATGTCAAAAAACATAATGGAATAATAGCAAATCCTAACTGTTCAACTATTCAAGCGGTAGTACCTTTAAAAGCATTACATGATAAATTTAAAATCAAAAGAATAGTTTACTCAACATATCAAGCTGTTTCTGGATCTGGAGTCAGAGGCATTATGGATTTAGAAGAAGGCTTAAAAGGAAATGAAAATAAACTATACCCTCATCCTATAGCGTATAATGCTCTACCTCATATAGATGTATTTATGGATAATGGATATACAAAAGAAGAAATGAAAATGATAGATGAAACTAAGAAAATATTAAATGATTATGATCTTAAAATAACTGCTACAACAGTAAGAGTTCCAGTGTTATATAGTCATAGTGAATCTGTTAATGTAGAATTTGAAAAAGAATTTGAAGTTGAAGAAGTATTTAATACTTTGAAAAATACTGAAGGAGTAGTTGTTGTTGATAATCTAAAAGAAAATAAATATCCTCTAGCAACAGATGTTGAAGGAAAAGATGAAGTATATGTTGGAAGAATCAGAAGAGATTTTAGTGTAAACAATGGGATTAACATGTGGGTAGTTGCTGATAACATAAGAAAAGGTGCTGCAACTAATACAGTTCAAATAGCTGAGCTTTTAGTAAAATATAATTTAGTATAG
- the dapA gene encoding 4-hydroxy-tetrahydrodipicolinate synthase has translation MLFKGSGVALVTPFKDGNIDFNKLEEIIEYHIKEKTDALIVCGTTGEASTMTDEEQLATIKFVVKKTNKRIPIIAGTGSNSTTHSIHLSKKAEEYGVDGLLVITPYYNKATQKGLIAHFEAIANSVNIPIIVYNVPGRTGVNINPSTLAQIAKIENIVAVKEASGDISQVAEMARVCPEGFGIYSGNDDMILPLLSLGGIGVISVVANICPKDTHDLVAKYFDGDIEGSRKLQLDMKSLIDALFIEVNPIPIKTAMNLLGFEMGTLRLPLVEMSSDNLEVLKKELINYGFKLGGSND, from the coding sequence ATGTTATTTAAAGGTTCTGGTGTTGCTTTAGTTACTCCTTTTAAAGATGGAAATATAGATTTTAACAAGTTAGAAGAAATTATTGAATACCATATAAAAGAAAAAACAGATGCTTTAATTGTATGTGGTACTACTGGTGAAGCATCTACAATGACTGATGAAGAACAATTAGCAACTATAAAATTTGTAGTTAAAAAAACAAATAAAAGAATTCCTATAATAGCAGGAACGGGATCAAATAGTACAACTCATTCAATACATTTAAGCAAAAAAGCTGAAGAGTATGGAGTTGATGGTCTTTTAGTTATAACTCCATACTATAATAAAGCTACTCAGAAGGGACTTATAGCCCACTTTGAAGCCATTGCAAATTCAGTAAATATACCTATTATAGTTTATAATGTACCAGGAAGAACAGGCGTTAATATAAATCCTTCAACACTTGCTCAAATTGCTAAAATTGAAAATATAGTAGCAGTTAAAGAAGCAAGCGGAGATATATCTCAAGTTGCTGAAATGGCAAGGGTTTGCCCAGAAGGTTTTGGAATATACTCTGGAAATGACGATATGATTCTACCTTTATTATCTTTAGGTGGAATTGGTGTGATTTCGGTAGTTGCTAATATATGTCCTAAAGATACTCATGATTTAGTAGCTAAATACTTTGATGGAGATATAGAAGGATCTAGAAAATTACAACTTGATATGAAAAGTTTAATAGATGCTTTATTTATAGAAGTAAACCCTATTCCTATTAAAACTGCTATGAATTTATTGGGATTTGAAATGGGAACTCTTAGACTTCCACTTGTTGAAATGAGTTCTGATAACTTAGAAGTACTAAAGAAAGAATTGATAAATTATGGATTTAAATTAGGAGGATCAAATGATTAA
- the dapB gene encoding 4-hydroxy-tetrahydrodipicolinate reductase, whose translation MIKVIVNGSLGKMGKVLTDLIMEDDDFELVAGVSKYKNDNINYPIYSNIVDVKEKADVVIDFSKPESLKDLISYSKSTKTPLVIATTGYSDEELNMIEETSKEVSVFHSSNMSIGVNLILKLVEISAKALTNFDIEIIEKHHNKKVDAPSGTALMIASEIQKVLNNEFNYGRHGKNAKRKENEIGIHAVRGGTIAGDHSVVFAGKDEIVELNHIALSKEIFAQGSLKAAKFIVNKENGYYNMKDVVSL comes from the coding sequence ATGATTAAAGTTATAGTTAATGGTTCTCTTGGAAAAATGGGAAAAGTTTTGACAGATTTAATAATGGAAGATGATGATTTTGAATTAGTTGCAGGAGTATCTAAATACAAAAATGATAATATAAATTATCCTATATACTCTAATATAGTAGATGTAAAAGAAAAAGCAGATGTTGTTATTGATTTTTCAAAACCTGAAAGTTTAAAAGATTTAATATCTTATTCTAAAAGTACAAAAACTCCTTTAGTTATTGCTACTACTGGGTATAGTGATGAAGAGCTTAATATGATAGAAGAAACATCTAAAGAAGTTTCTGTATTCCACAGCTCTAATATGTCAATTGGAGTGAATTTAATATTAAAGCTGGTAGAAATTTCAGCTAAGGCTTTAACTAATTTTGATATAGAGATAATTGAAAAACATCATAATAAGAAAGTAGATGCTCCTAGTGGGACTGCTTTAATGATAGCTAGTGAAATACAAAAGGTTTTAAATAATGAATTTAATTATGGAAGACATGGTAAAAATGCGAAAAGAAAAGAAAATGAAATAGGAATACATGCAGTAAGAGGTGGAACTATAGCAGGAGACCACTCTGTAGTATTTGCTGGAAAAGATGAAATAGTAGAACTTAATCATATAGCTTTATCAAAAGAAATATTTGCACAAGGTTCACTAAAAGCAGCTAAATTTATTGTGAATAAAGAAAATGGATATTACAATATGAAGGATGTAGTAAGTTTGTAG
- the dapD gene encoding 2,3,4,5-tetrahydropyridine-2,6-dicarboxylate N-acetyltransferase has product MMKLTDPYEIAKFIKSSTKKTPVKVYLKGKINFQGCENVKIFGDDNSYILIGEHDVVKNILEDNKENIIEYHMEFDRRNSAIPMYNYLYEEARIEPGAVIRDMVSIGKNAVIMMGAVLNIGAEIGEGTMIDMNAVVGARGTIGKNVHLGAGAVVAGVLEPPSATPVIIGDDVVIGANAVILEGVKIGKEAVVAAGAVVTSDVPEGAVVAGSPAKIVKMKDDKTKEKTKLMEDLRG; this is encoded by the coding sequence ATGATGAAATTGACAGACCCGTATGAAATAGCAAAATTTATAAAAAGTTCCACGAAGAAAACACCTGTAAAAGTTTATTTAAAAGGTAAAATAAACTTTCAAGGTTGTGAAAATGTAAAAATATTTGGAGATGATAATTCTTATATACTTATTGGAGAACATGATGTTGTAAAAAATATACTAGAAGATAATAAAGAAAATATAATAGAATATCATATGGAATTTGATAGAAGGAATTCAGCTATACCTATGTATAATTATTTATATGAAGAAGCTAGAATTGAGCCGGGTGCTGTTATAAGGGATATGGTTTCTATTGGAAAAAATGCAGTTATAATGATGGGAGCAGTTCTAAACATAGGAGCAGAAATCGGAGAAGGAACAATGATAGATATGAATGCTGTTGTAGGTGCAAGAGGAACTATAGGTAAAAATGTTCATCTTGGAGCTGGAGCTGTTGTTGCAGGAGTACTTGAGCCTCCTTCTGCAACTCCTGTTATTATAGGAGATGATGTAGTAATTGGAGCTAATGCAGTAATACTTGAAGGAGTAAAAATAGGTAAAGAAGCTGTTGTTGCAGCTGGTGCTGTTGTAACTAGTGATGTACCTGAAGGTGCAGTTGTAGCAGGATCTCCTGCTAAAATAGTAAAAATGAAAGATGATAAAACAAAAGAAAAAACAAAACTAATGGAAGATTTAAGAGGATAA
- a CDS encoding ATP phosphoribosyltransferase regulatory subunit: MEFLKIKDEIDYSNNRYKITREIEDMFINYGCINIEPSVFEDYDSFISVNKRIKKESMVKVLNGNSNISILRPDITMNIIKNLIPRWENDLKLKLFYNSTIFRNKTDSNIKEFRQMGIEYIGESSIKADRDVIGLALNILKKYNNSFILEIGNSKYIDELLKMIDLEESTEKELKSLIYKKNKIELIDYVKNLNIKKEICDLLSNILDFQGSIEEIAEKAEKFYMNDEMKKSIDELKDLKEFIKEYGYLKYIHFDLSMVAELDYYEGIVFKGYYPNSYREIISGGRYDSLTEAFGENVPAIGFSIDIDELIKVFNKKGDGEWII, encoded by the coding sequence ATGGAATTTTTAAAAATTAAAGATGAAATAGATTATTCAAATAATAGATATAAAATAACAAGAGAAATAGAAGATATGTTTATAAATTATGGATGTATTAACATAGAACCTTCAGTTTTTGAAGACTATGATTCTTTTATTTCCGTTAACAAAAGAATAAAAAAAGAATCCATGGTAAAGGTTTTAAATGGGAATTCAAATATTTCGATTCTAAGACCCGATATTACAATGAATATAATAAAAAATTTAATTCCAAGATGGGAAAATGATTTAAAACTTAAGTTGTTTTACAATTCCACAATTTTCAGAAATAAGACTGATTCAAATATTAAAGAATTTAGACAAATGGGTATCGAATATATAGGAGAATCCTCTATAAAAGCAGATAGAGATGTAATTGGGTTAGCTTTAAATATCTTAAAAAAATATAACAATAGTTTTATTTTAGAAATTGGAAATAGCAAGTATATTGATGAATTATTGAAAATGATTGATTTAGAAGAAAGTACTGAAAAAGAACTAAAGAGTTTAATTTATAAAAAAAATAAGATTGAACTAATAGATTATGTGAAAAATTTAAATATAAAAAAAGAAATATGCGATTTATTATCTAATATTTTGGATTTTCAGGGAAGTATAGAAGAAATTGCAGAAAAAGCTGAGAAATTTTATATGAATGATGAAATGAAAAAATCTATAGACGAGCTTAAGGATTTGAAGGAGTTTATTAAAGAGTATGGATATTTAAAATATATACATTTTGATTTATCTATGGTAGCAGAGTTAGATTATTATGAAGGTATAGTATTTAAAGGTTATTACCCAAATTCATATAGAGAAATTATAAGTGGAGGAAGATATGATTCTTTAACAGAAGCATTTGGAGAAAACGTTCCAGCAATAGGGTTTTCAATAGATATAGATGAATTAATTAAAGTTTTCAATAAGAAAGGTGATGGAGAGTGGATTATATAA
- the hisG gene encoding ATP phosphoribosyltransferase codes for MDYITIALSKGRIGKQANDVFKKIGLGDCIDLDSRKLIFKDEKNKINFIYVKPSDVVTYVEKGVTDLGIVGKDTILESDTNVYEVFDLGFGKCKFSIAGIKGETVYKNEEVLKVATKYPGIAKKYFKERQQRIEIIKLNGSVELAPLVGLSDVIVDLVETGNTLKANGLEVIEDMFDISARLISNRVSYRFKFERIQNIIKSLNENMEG; via the coding sequence GTGGATTATATAACTATAGCTCTTTCGAAAGGAAGAATAGGAAAACAAGCTAATGATGTATTTAAAAAAATAGGATTAGGAGATTGTATAGATTTAGATTCTAGAAAGCTTATATTTAAAGATGAGAAAAATAAGATTAATTTTATATATGTTAAACCATCTGATGTGGTTACATATGTAGAAAAGGGGGTCACGGATTTAGGTATAGTAGGTAAGGATACAATTTTAGAAAGTGACACTAATGTATATGAGGTTTTTGATTTAGGATTTGGGAAATGTAAATTTTCAATAGCAGGTATAAAAGGTGAAACAGTATATAAGAACGAGGAAGTTTTAAAAGTTGCAACAAAATATCCTGGAATAGCTAAAAAATATTTTAAAGAAAGACAGCAAAGAATCGAGATAATAAAGCTTAATGGTTCTGTAGAATTAGCACCTTTAGTAGGACTTTCTGATGTGATTGTTGATTTGGTGGAAACAGGAAATACTTTAAAAGCTAATGGACTGGAGGTAATAGAAGATATGTTTGATATAAGTGCGAGATTAATATCTAATAGAGTAAGTTATAGATTTAAATTTGAGAGAATTCAAAATATTATTAAATCATTAAATGAAAATATGGAGGGATAA
- the hisD gene encoding histidinol dehydrogenase yields MIRIIDSIKDSGFLKKLLDRSQFEFEEVNKVVDEILFNVRKRKDEALKEYTLKFDKVKINDFLVSQEEIDNAFKNIAGDLKNDLLKAKENIEKYHTKQLKTSYTLHDGEDIILGQIIRPIETVGIYVPGGSAAYPSTVLMNAVPAKIAGVKEIVMITPPNKEGKVKDSILVAASIAGVDKIYKVGGAQGIGALTFGTESVPKVSKIVGPGNIYVAMAKKKVSGYVGIDMIAGPSEILIIADEYANPKYIAADLISQAEHDEMAASILVTDSIKIAKKVEEELKIQVEMLERKEIIKKSLKNYGAIIITNSINESIKIANEVAPEHLEILTRNPFDLYKQVKNAGAIFLGEFSPEPLGDYFAGPNHTLPTSSTSKFASPLGVEDFLKKTSLIYYSKEALMKSKDSIIRIAEDEGLTAHANSIKVRFE; encoded by the coding sequence ATGATAAGAATAATAGATTCAATAAAAGATAGCGGTTTTTTAAAAAAACTTTTAGATAGAAGTCAATTTGAATTTGAAGAAGTAAACAAAGTAGTGGATGAAATTTTATTTAATGTAAGAAAAAGAAAAGATGAAGCTTTAAAAGAATATACATTAAAGTTTGACAAAGTGAAAATAAATGATTTTCTAGTATCTCAAGAAGAAATAGATAATGCATTTAAAAATATAGCAGGTGATTTAAAAAATGATCTTTTAAAGGCCAAGGAAAATATTGAAAAATACCACACTAAGCAGTTAAAAACATCTTATACATTACATGATGGAGAAGACATAATTTTAGGGCAAATTATAAGACCTATAGAGACTGTTGGTATATATGTTCCGGGTGGAAGTGCAGCATATCCATCTACTGTTTTAATGAATGCAGTACCTGCAAAAATAGCTGGAGTTAAGGAAATAGTTATGATAACTCCTCCGAACAAAGAAGGTAAGGTAAAGGATTCTATTCTTGTAGCAGCATCTATAGCTGGAGTAGATAAGATATACAAGGTAGGAGGAGCACAGGGAATAGGGGCACTTACTTTTGGAACAGAAAGTGTACCTAAGGTATCTAAAATAGTTGGTCCTGGAAATATATATGTTGCCATGGCTAAAAAGAAAGTCTCAGGATATGTAGGAATAGATATGATTGCAGGACCTAGTGAGATTTTGATAATCGCAGATGAATATGCAAATCCAAAATATATAGCTGCTGATTTAATATCTCAAGCAGAGCACGATGAAATGGCAGCATCAATACTTGTTACAGATTCCATAAAAATAGCGAAAAAAGTAGAAGAAGAATTAAAAATACAAGTTGAAATGCTTGAAAGAAAAGAAATAATAAAGAAATCTCTTAAAAATTATGGAGCAATAATAATAACAAATTCTATTAATGAATCAATAAAAATAGCCAATGAAGTAGCACCAGAACATTTAGAAATACTTACAAGAAATCCTTTTGACTTATATAAACAAGTAAAAAATGCTGGCGCAATATTTCTTGGAGAATTCTCTCCAGAACCATTAGGAGATTATTTTGCAGGACCAAATCATACGTTGCCTACTAGTTCAACTTCTAAATTTGCTTCACCTTTAGGTGTTGAAGATTTCTTAAAGAAAACTTCATTGATATACTACAGCAAAGAGGCTTTAATGAAATCAAAAGATTCTATTATAAGAATTGCGGAGGATGAGGGATTAACGGCACATGCCAATTCCATAAAAGTCAGATTTGAATAG
- the hisC gene encoding histidinol-phosphate transaminase produces the protein MELVKESIKNLKGYKTNNIEFKIKLDANEGKNILLQDIYKEGIKFNEEFNLNFYPDNDSYLLKKEIKKYLNVDISNIIAGNGSSEMIELVIKTFVDKGEIILSHIPTFSMYSVYSQIYSAKFIGVKSNEDFGVDIEKIIKKAKETNPKVIFICNPNNPTGNLINKNDIKKLLENTNGLVVVDEAYMEFADGSMVDEISNYENLIVLRTLSKALGLAGIRLGYMIANQKIINVINKVKSPYNLNSISQYIGVKALENKDKIFEYIEQVKKEREILYKELDEMKIKAYKSYANFIFFKSDIKDLYKKLIDYGILIRKFSDELEGYYRVSIGNKSENRMFIKILKEIMSNEKI, from the coding sequence ATGGAATTAGTAAAAGAAAGTATAAAAAATTTAAAGGGATATAAGACGAATAATATTGAGTTTAAAATAAAGCTTGATGCAAATGAAGGTAAAAATATTTTACTGCAAGACATATATAAAGAAGGAATCAAATTTAATGAAGAATTTAATTTGAATTTTTATCCAGATAATGATTCATATCTTCTAAAAAAAGAAATAAAGAAATATTTAAATGTTGATATTTCAAATATTATAGCAGGAAATGGTTCTAGTGAGATGATAGAACTTGTGATAAAGACTTTTGTAGACAAGGGTGAGATTATTTTAAGTCATATTCCTACATTTAGTATGTACTCAGTATATAGTCAAATATATTCAGCAAAATTTATAGGAGTAAAAAGCAATGAAGATTTTGGAGTAGATATAGAAAAAATAATAAAAAAAGCAAAAGAAACAAATCCTAAAGTTATATTTATATGCAATCCAAATAATCCAACAGGAAACTTAATAAATAAAAATGATATTAAAAAACTTTTGGAAAACACAAATGGATTAGTAGTTGTAGATGAAGCTTATATGGAATTTGCAGATGGTTCAATGGTTGATGAAATCTCAAATTATGAAAATTTAATAGTTCTAAGAACCTTATCAAAGGCATTAGGACTTGCAGGTATAAGGCTTGGATATATGATAGCTAATCAAAAAATAATAAATGTTATAAATAAGGTGAAATCACCCTATAATTTAAACTCTATTTCTCAATATATAGGAGTAAAGGCTCTTGAAAATAAAGATAAAATTTTCGAGTATATTGAACAAGTAAAAAAAGAAAGAGAAATTTTATATAAAGAGTTAGATGAAATGAAAATAAAAGCTTATAAATCTTATGCAAACTTTATATTTTTTAAATCAGATATAAAGGATTTATATAAAAAGCTTATAGATTATGGAATACTAATAAGAAAATTTTCTGATGAACTTGAAGGCTACTATAGAGTTAGTATAGGAAATAAAAGTGAGAATAGAATGTTTATCAAAATATTAAAGGAGATAATGTCAAATGAGAAAATCTAA
- the hisB gene encoding imidazoleglycerol-phosphate dehydratase HisB, which translates to MRKSKVQRKTLETEVLVEIDLDGSGKIDIDTGIGFLDHMLTLMAFHGNFDLKVKCSGDIYVDDHHTVEDIGITLGEAFIKALGDKKGIKRYSSLYIPMDESLCRIALDISNRPYLVFDVNFEREKLGNMDTQNFKEFFKAFVNVAKLTLHINVLYGENDHHKIEAVFKAFSRALNEGVQILSDKISSSKGVL; encoded by the coding sequence ATGAGAAAATCTAAAGTACAAAGAAAAACTCTTGAAACTGAGGTTTTAGTAGAAATAGATTTAGATGGAAGTGGAAAAATTGATATTGATACAGGTATAGGATTTTTAGATCATATGCTTACTTTAATGGCTTTTCACGGCAATTTTGATTTGAAAGTAAAGTGTAGTGGAGATATATATGTAGATGATCACCACACAGTAGAGGATATAGGAATAACATTAGGGGAAGCTTTTATTAAGGCTTTAGGCGATAAAAAAGGAATAAAAAGATACTCAAGCCTTTACATTCCAATGGATGAAAGCTTATGCCGTATAGCTTTAGATATAAGTAATAGACCTTATTTAGTATTTGATGTTAATTTTGAAAGAGAAAAACTTGGAAATATGGATACTCAAAATTTCAAAGAATTTTTTAAGGCTTTTGTAAATGTAGCTAAATTAACGCTTCATATTAATGTTTTATACGGAGAAAATGATCATCATAAGATAGAAGCAGTATTTAAGGCATTTTCAAGAGCATTAAATGAAGGGGTGCAAATACTTTCTGATAAAATATCGTCATCAAAGGGGGTTTTATAG
- the hisH gene encoding imidazole glycerol phosphate synthase subunit HisH, translating to MNIIIDYGLGNLDSVSRAFEMVGVETKISNSIDEINNANSIILPGVGAFRDAINSLKDMELIPVIKEHVDKGKFLIGICLGMQLLYEKSYENGEYEGLGLIKGNVEKLDIDLKVPHMGWNNIKFNKNDEILKYINEDDYVYFVHSYYVNSSNEELVAYTDYGTTIPSIVRKNNVYGIQFHPEKSSQVGVNILKAYGEMIK from the coding sequence TTGAATATAATAATTGATTATGGACTTGGAAATTTAGACTCCGTATCTAGAGCATTTGAAATGGTAGGAGTAGAAACAAAAATTTCAAATAGTATAGATGAAATAAATAATGCCAACTCAATTATTTTGCCTGGAGTTGGAGCATTTAGAGATGCTATAAATTCACTTAAGGATATGGAATTAATACCGGTAATAAAAGAACATGTAGATAAAGGAAAGTTCTTAATAGGCATATGTCTAGGAATGCAGCTTCTTTATGAAAAAAGCTACGAAAATGGAGAATATGAAGGGCTAGGTCTTATAAAAGGAAATGTTGAAAAATTAGATATAGATTTGAAAGTTCCTCATATGGGTTGGAATAATATAAAGTTTAATAAAAATGATGAAATATTGAAATATATAAATGAAGATGATTATGTGTATTTTGTACATTCTTATTATGTTAATTCTTCAAATGAAGAACTTGTAGCATATACAGACTATGGAACAACTATTCCTTCTATAGTTAGAAAAAATAATGTTTATGGTATTCAATTTCATCCAGAAAAAAGCTCTCAAGTGGGTGTAAATATATTAAAAGCATATGGGGAGATGATAAAATGA
- the hisA gene encoding 1-(5-phosphoribosyl)-5-[(5-phosphoribosylamino)methylideneamino]imidazole-4-carboxamide isomerase translates to MIIFPAIDIKDNKCVRLSQGDFDKINIYSDEPFDMAVKWKNEGASFLHLVDLDGARSEKIINKKSIEKIAQNIGIPVQLGGGIRSEEKVKNLIDMGVERVIVGTIAVENKELLKKLVSKYKEKIVVSIDAKNGKVALRGWEVVSEVDSIDLCKELEEIGVRTIVYTDISKDGMLEGPNFEIYKLLSQQTSLNIIASGGISSIDDIRKLKNMNIYGAITGKALYDNKIELKEALKCLQEE, encoded by the coding sequence ATGATAATTTTTCCGGCAATAGATATAAAGGATAATAAATGTGTAAGACTTTCTCAAGGAGATTTCGATAAGATTAATATATATTCTGATGAGCCATTTGATATGGCAGTTAAGTGGAAAAATGAAGGAGCTTCATTTTTACATTTGGTTGACTTAGATGGTGCTAGAAGTGAAAAAATTATTAATAAAAAATCTATAGAAAAAATAGCCCAAAATATAGGAATACCAGTACAATTAGGTGGAGGAATAAGAAGTGAAGAAAAGGTTAAAAACTTAATTGATATGGGAGTAGAAAGGGTAATAGTTGGAACTATTGCAGTTGAAAATAAAGAACTTTTGAAAAAATTGGTTTCTAAGTATAAAGAAAAAATAGTAGTTTCCATAGATGCTAAAAATGGTAAAGTAGCTCTTAGAGGATGGGAAGTAGTAAGTGAGGTTGATTCAATAGATTTATGTAAAGAACTTGAAGAAATAGGTGTCAGAACAATAGTATATACGGACATATCTAAAGATGGAATGCTTGAAGGTCCTAATTTTGAAATATATAAATTATTATCTCAACAAACATCTTTAAACATAATAGCTTCTGGGGGTATAAGTTCAATTGATGATATAAGAAAGCTTAAAAATATGAATATATATGGAGCCATAACAGGAAAAGCTCTTTATGATAATAAAATAGAACTTAAGGAGGCCTTAAAATGCTTACAAGAAGAATAA
- the hisF gene encoding imidazole glycerol phosphate synthase subunit HisF, with translation MLTRRIIPCLDVRSGRVVKGKKFENIVDVDSPEILGKYYSDCGADELVFYDITASNEERKTSLEFVSKVAKNINIPFCVGGGVSSIDDFTDILRRGADKVSINSSAVKNPYLIKEASLKFGAQCVVLSMDVKKNYEGSWDVYVKGGREKTDLDAVKWAIKGVELGAGEIVVNSIDEDGMKNGYDIELLKRITSVVNVPVIASGGAGNMKDFYDAVKYANVDGILAASVFHFGEIKIKDLKKYLKDKGIEIRI, from the coding sequence ATGCTTACAAGAAGAATAATACCTTGCTTAGATGTTAGGAGTGGAAGAGTAGTTAAAGGTAAAAAATTTGAAAATATAGTAGATGTAGATAGTCCAGAGATTCTAGGTAAATATTATAGCGATTGTGGAGCTGATGAACTTGTATTTTATGATATAACAGCATCAAATGAAGAAAGAAAAACATCTCTAGAATTTGTATCAAAGGTTGCTAAGAATATAAATATTCCATTTTGTGTAGGTGGAGGAGTATCATCAATTGATGATTTCACAGATATATTAAGAAGAGGAGCAGATAAAGTATCTATTAATTCTTCTGCTGTTAAAAATCCATATTTAATTAAAGAGGCTTCTTTGAAATTTGGTGCGCAATGTGTTGTTTTATCTATGGATGTTAAGAAAAATTATGAAGGTTCTTGGGATGTATACGTAAAAGGTGGAAGAGAAAAAACAGATTTAGATGCAGTAAAGTGGGCTATAAAAGGAGTCGAACTTGGAGCAGGAGAAATAGTTGTAAATAGTATAGATGAAGATGGAATGAAAAATGGATATGATATTGAGCTTTTAAAAAGAATTACTAGTGTAGTAAATGTACCTGTAATTGCATCAGGAGGAGCTGGTAATATGAAGGACTTTTATGATGCTGTAAAATACGCAAATGTTGATGGAATACTAGCAGCTTCTGTATTTCATTTTGGAGAAATTAAAATAAAAGATCTTAAAAAATACTTAAAAGATAAAGGGATAGAAATTAGAATTTAG